From a single Paramisgurnus dabryanus chromosome 17, PD_genome_1.1, whole genome shotgun sequence genomic region:
- the LOC141280928 gene encoding b(0,+)-type amino acid transporter 1-like, with the protein MVADKKPEKLKLKSEVGLLGGVSLVAGVMVGSGIFMSPQYVLLYTGSPGASLLIWAASGLLAMAASFCYAELGTVIRESGGDYIYILRTSGNLMAFIFSFTTNFVVRPSSTIAVALTFAQNVLASFYDDCAPPIVAVKCLAAAGIVILTAMNCMNVRSSVAVTVFFTAVKILALLVILIGGIVLLIQGNTSSSLQHSFDGTKLGVSAIATGFYQCLWSYDGWNTLNNITEEIKHPQKRVKSLGHWYDASLKDKEQVEQLRKEVASGLENIDRTLQAEALVMRYGLLPCLPCLLWPLTLYDVTLSKVEKLERLVSSHVRMLHLPITSLVEGYMCASDWR; encoded by the exons ATGGTAGCTGACAAAAAACCTGAAAAGTTAAAACTGAAGAGTGAAGTTGGGCTGTTGGGTGGTGTGTCTCTCGTTGCAGGGGTCATGGTTGGATCTGGGATCTTCATGTCTCCTCAATACGTGCTACTTTACACTGGGAGTCCAGGTGCAAGTCTGTTAATATGGGCTGCTAGTGGACTGTTGGCTATGGCGGCTTCTTTTTGCTATGCTGAATTAGGAACTGTGATTCGTGAGTCTGGAGGAGACTACATCTACATCTTGCGCACTTCTGGCAATCTTATGGCTTTTATATTTTCATTCACCACTAACTTTGTGGTCAGACCAAGCAGTACAATTGCAGTAGCGCTCACCTTTGCCCAAAATGTTCTTGCATCTTTTTATGATGATTGTGCACCACCAATTGTAGCAGTGAAGTGTTTGGCAGCAGCGGGGATTGTGATATTGACTGCTATGAACTGCATGAACGTGCGTTCCTCTGTGGCAGTCACAGTGTTTTTCACGGCCGTCAAGATTTTGGCACTGCTGGTGATTCTGATTGGTGGAATAGTTTTACTCATTCAAGGAAACACCTCCAGTAGTCTACAACACTCCTTCGATGGGACCAAACTGGGTGTGAGTGCCATTGCAACAGGATTTTACCAGTGTTTGTGGTCCTATGATGGCTGGAACACCTTAAATAATATTACTGAAGAAATCAAGCATCCTCAG AAGAGAGTGAAGAGCCTAGGTCATTGGTATGATGCCTCTCTTAAAGACAAAGAGCAAGTAGAGCAGCTTAGGAAGGAGGTAGCCAGTGGCCTGGAGAACATCGACAGAACCCTGCAAGCTGAAGCTCTGGTGATGCGGTATGGACTACTTCCATGTCTTCCATGTCTCCTATGGCCACTAACCCTCTATGACGTCACGCTTTCAAAAGTGGAAAAGCTGGAGAGATTGGTCAGCTCACATGTAAGGATGCTACACCTGCCCATTACCAGTCTGGTAGAGGGGTACATGTGTGCCTCTGACTGGAGATAA
- the gpx2 gene encoding glutathione peroxidase 2: MTFIAKTFYDLRAATLEGETIDFNVFRGRVVLIENVASLUGTTTQDYSQLNELQSKYPHRLVVLGFPCNQFGYQENCSNAEILNSLKYVRPGEGYRPTFTILEKCDVNGKDEHPVFSYLKHKLPYPDDDPVSFMQNPKFLVWNPVSRNDVSWNFEKFLIGPEGEPFKRYSRKFHTIDIEPDIQRLLKLTKN, from the exons ATGACATTCATAGCCAAGACTTTTTATGACCTGCGTGCAGCTACGCTGGAAGGGGAAACAAtcgattttaatgtttttagagGAAGAGTAGTGCTTATTGAGAATGTGGCATCACTTTGAGGAACAACCACCCAGGACTACAGTCAACTTAATGAGCTTCAGAGCAAATATCCTCATCGACTCGTGGTCCTGGGATTTCCCTGTAACCAGTTTGGATACCAG GAGAATTGCTCTAACGCAGAAATTCTGAATTCGTTGAAGTATGTACGTCCAGGTGAAGGGTATCGGCCTACATTTACCATTTTGGAAAAGTGTGATGTAAATGGAAAAGATGAACATCCTGTGTTTTCCTACCTAAAGCACAAACTTCCTTATCCGGACGATGACCCTGTATCATTCATGCAAAACCCTAAATTTCTAGTCTGGAATCCTGTCAGTCGGAATGACGTTTCATGGAATTTTGAAAAGTTTCTTATTGGACCCGAGGGCGAGCCCTTTAAAAGATACAGTAGAAAGTTTCACACTATTGATATTGAACCAGACATCCAAAGACTGCTGAAGCTGACCAAAAACTGA